The following are from one region of the Corylus avellana chromosome ca1, CavTom2PMs-1.0 genome:
- the LOC132190596 gene encoding uncharacterized protein LOC132190596 — translation MMALEITETMQRNCEASFKCLQSQGVPYNLQCNGNSIDGFTELKDEISTHHGGDVEPDRPLGSEFPEPPNDFYNKTTYQHDFGTWSTFHFDPQKVQQCQINAFESQLYPFPVENRFQYVPFNMVAQGHPYDFQFQDFQYFVVIDFEATCEKDRTPNPQEIIEFPSVIVSSVTGQLEACFQTYVRPTCNQLLSDFCKGLTGIQQIQVDRGVTLSEALLRHDKWLEKKGIKNTNFAVVTWSNWDCRVMLESECRFKKIRKPPYFNRWINLKVPFHEVFGGVRCNLKEAVEMAGLVWQGRAHCGLDDAKNTARLLALLMHKGFKFSITNSLMCQTTDHSLMWKQSPELPSFSPRQPQKLKDMHAPVFHFHPYCFCGVQSSRGMVRKPGPKLGSIFFGCGNWTAARGALCHYFEWVSP, via the exons ATGATGGCCCTTGAAATTACag AAACTATGCAAAGGAACTGTGAGGCATCCTTTAAATGCCTCCAGAGCCAGGGAGTGCCTTACAATCTGCAGTGTAATGGGAATTCTATAGATGGCTTTACAGAGCTGAAAGATGAAATAAGTACTCACCATGGCGGGGATGTTGAACCAGACCGACCATTGGGTAGTGAGTTTCCTGAGCCACCTAATGATTTTTACAACAAAACCACCTACCAACATGATTTTGGCACCTGGTCGACTTTCCATTTTGACCCTCAAAAGGTGCAGCAGTGCCAAATAAATGCTTTTGAGAGCCAGCTTTATCCATTTCCTGTGGAGAATCGGTTTCAATATGTTCCATTTAATATGGTTGCTCAAGGTCATCCGTATGATTTCCAATTTCAAGATTTTCAGTATTTTGTGGTCATAGACTTTGAGGCTACCTGTGAGAAGGATAGAACTCCCAACCCACAAGAGATAATCGAGTTTCCATCTGTTATTGTGAGTAGTGTAACTGGCCAGCTGGAAGCGTGTTTTCAGACATATGTGCGGCCAACATGCAATCAGCTCCTGAGTGATTTCTGCAAGGGTCTTACTGGTATCCAGCAAATTCAG GTTGACAGAGGTGTTACTCTAAGTGAGGCTCTCCTTAGGCATGATAAATGGCTTGAGAAGAAGGGGATTAAGAATACCAACTTCGCTGTAGTGACATGGTCGAATTGGGATTGTCGGGTTATGCTGGAATCTGAGTGTCGATTCAAGAAGATTAGAAAGCCCCCTTATTTTAACCG ATGGATCAACTTGAAGGTTCCTTTTCATGAGGTATTTGGTGGTGTGAGGTGCAATCTTAAGGAGGCGGTTGAGATGGCTGGTTTGGTATGGCAGGGCCGTGCTCACTGTGGCCTGGATGATGCCAAAAACACTGCTCGCTTACTTGCACTTCTCATGCACAAGGGTTTTAAATTCTCCATTACGAACTCTCTGATGTGTCAGACTACTGACCATTCATTGATGTGGAAGCAGTCCCCAGAGCTTCCGTCCTTTTCTCCTCGTCAACCACAGAAACTGAAGGATATGCATGCTCCTGTATTCCACTTTCACCCTTATTGTTTCTGTGGGGTGCAGAGCAGCAGAGGGATGGTCCGGAAACCAGGGCCGAAGCTAGGAAGCATTTTCTTTGGGTGTGGGAACTGGACTGCTGCTAGAGGAGCCCTCTGCCATTACTTTGAATGGGTTTCTCCCTGA
- the LOC132172802 gene encoding F-box/kelch-repeat protein At3g23880-like, with amino-acid sequence MSSYLPEEVVVNILGSLPPKSLFRFRCVCKTWRTLVGNPDFFTPNSINQSILPDPNCAAAPLLLFEPRSRFSKFNYKNIFYFLSGDTLERHSLELSTNQAFKIVASCNGLICLHEHYEKIYLWNPATSEAIKPLPRLPPWQYETGARMKFCAILITVGFGFDRRSNDFKVLRISNIVRNNRNYLCYDIRTEIGKKTTNRQVEVYSLSTRRWRLIDVSVPFDELCIRRPLDDLLNFPTTASDGFFFWWVVPTKHHGR; translated from the coding sequence ATGTCGAGCTATCTGCCGGAGGAAGTGGTGGTGAATATACTCGGCAGCCTGCCACCAAAATCCCTATTCCGATTCAGGTGCGTTTGCAAAACCTGGCGAACTCTGGTCGGAAACCCTGATTTCTTTACCCCAAACTCCATCAACCAATCCATTCTCCCGGACCCCAATTGTGCTGCTGCTCCTCTTCTCCTCTTCGAACCTAGATCCAGATTTTCCAAATTcaattataagaatattttttatttcctctcTGGCGACACCCTGGAGCGCCACTCTCTGGAGCTAAGTACAAATCAAGCTTTTAAGATTGTGGCTTCCTGTAATGGCTTAATCTGTCTCCACGAACACTATGAAAAAATCTATCTTTGGAACCCCGCAACTTCAGAAGCTATCAAGCCTCTCCCGCGCCTCCCACCTTGGCAGTATGAGACGGGTGCGAGAATGAAGTTTTGTGCCATTCTCATCACCGTCGGATTCGGTTTCGACCGGAGATCCAACGACTTCAAGGTGCTGAGGATTTCTAACATTGTGCGCAATAATCGCAATTATTTGTGCTACGATATTAGAACCGAAATCGGGAAGAAGACGACCAATCGCCAGGTGGAAGTGTACAGCCTGAGCACTCGGAGATGGAGACTGATTGACGTCAGCGTGCCGTTTGATGAACTTTGCATACGCCGGCCGTTGGATGACCTATTAAATTTTCCGACCACCGCTTCAGATGGGTTTTTCTTCTGGTGGGTGGTGCCCACTAAACATCATGGCCGGTAA
- the LOC132172813 gene encoding uncharacterized protein LOC132172813 — protein sequence MKFCAILITVGFGFDRRSNDFKVLRISNIVRNNRNYLCYDIRTEIGKKTTNRQVEVYSLSTRRWRLIDVSVPFDELCIRRPLDDLLNFPTTASDGFFFWWVVPTKHHGRVLNGSVAIMGFRSTKRKRMQREKSNASFVIWVLFEFGVKESWTKLVNISVLLDHPKRPLGFWRNGLILEKEKEKEKEKEKGHLVLYDILTHTKKDVLQIHGNKRLLQVFPYTCLV from the exons ATGAAGTTTTGTGCCATTCTCATCACCGTCGGATTCGGTTTCGACCGGAGATCCAACGACTTCAAGGTGCTGAGGATTTCTAACATTGTGCGCAATAATCGCAATTATTTGTGCTACGATATTAGAACCGAAATCGGGAAGAAGACGACCAATCGCCAGGTGGAAGTGTACAGCCTGAGCACTCGGAGATGGAGACTGATTGACGTCAGCGTGCCGTTTGATGAACTTTGCATACGCCGGCCGTTGGATGACCTATTAAATTTTCCGACCACCGCTTCAGATGGGTTTTTCTTCTGGTGGGTGGTGCCCACTAAACATCATGGCCG AGTGTTAAATGGGTCCGTTGCTATAATGGGTTTTCGCTCAACAAAGCGAAAGCGTATGCAGAGGGAGAAAAGCAATGCATCTTTCGTtatatgggttttgtttgaatttggtGTGAAGGAGTCTTGGACGAAACTCGTGAATATTTCAGTTCTCCTAGACCACCCAAAAAGGCCATTGGGGTTTTGGAGAAATGGGTTGAtcttggagaaagagaaagagaaagagaaagagaaggagaaggggCATTTGGTGTTGTACGATATACTAACCCATACAAAGAAGGATGTTCTTCAAATTCATGGGAATAAAAGATTGTTGCAAGTTTTTCCCTATACATGTTTGGTTTGA